A window of Paenibacillus sp. 19GGS1-52 contains these coding sequences:
- a CDS encoding copper ion binding protein produces the protein MSNVTLNVEGMSCGHCVSSVEKAVSGLGAAAKVDLPAKTVAVEYDENKISLSAIKEAIEEQGYDVV, from the coding sequence ATGTCAAACGTTACATTAAATGTAGAAGGAATGTCCTGCGGGCATTGTGTCAGTTCAGTAGAAAAGGCAGTGAGTGGTCTCGGCGCTGCTGCTAAGGTAGATCTACCGGCTAAGACAGTTGCAGTTGAATATGATGAGAACAAGATAAGCTTAAGTGCTATTAAAGAAGCTATTGAAGAGCAAGGGTATGACGTAGTTTGA